One segment of Arthrobacter sp. MMS18-M83 DNA contains the following:
- the trxA gene encoding thioredoxin gives MTTTKEVTDASFDADVLQSAKPVVVDFWADWCGPCTKLSPVLEQLAEEYADKIDVVKVNVDENPETAGAFGITSIPSVFLFKDGERKISIIGARPKQYFEKEFADYLR, from the coding sequence ATGACAACCACCAAAGAGGTCACCGACGCCTCATTCGACGCCGACGTCCTGCAGTCAGCCAAACCCGTCGTCGTGGATTTCTGGGCCGATTGGTGTGGACCCTGCACCAAGCTCTCCCCGGTCCTGGAACAGCTCGCCGAAGAATACGCCGACAAAATCGACGTTGTGAAAGTCAACGTCGATGAAAACCCCGAAACCGCCGGCGCCTTCGGGATCACCTCCATTCCGTCCGTGTTCCTGTTCAAAGACGGCGAACGAAAAATCTCCATCATCGGCGCCAGACCCAAGCAGTACTTCGAAAAGGAATTCGCCGACTACCTGCGCTGA
- the lgt gene encoding prolipoprotein diacylglyceryl transferase, which yields MSTVPPTESFIPSPTVSAFHLGPLTIHFYALCIMAGIGLALWLGSRRWQARGGRPGQVLDICIWAIPAGIIGGRIYHVITDPELYFLPGKNPWNAFAVWDGGLGIWGAIALGCLGAWIGCRRAGVSFVGFLDAVAPGVVFAQGLGRWGNWFNNELYGDPTALPWKLQIHPMDPQTGAALTDASGAPVVLGYFQPTYLYESLWCLVVGLLILLLDKRFRLGAGSVFALYVASYTAGRFVFELMRSDYANLILGLRVNTWVAALIFLAGAIAFLILFRRPPSTAPLEAPRLRETQNS from the coding sequence ATGTCCACCGTGCCCCCTACCGAGTCTTTCATTCCGTCCCCGACCGTTAGCGCGTTCCATCTGGGACCGCTGACGATCCACTTCTACGCACTGTGCATCATGGCCGGCATCGGCCTGGCCCTCTGGCTTGGGTCACGGCGCTGGCAGGCGCGCGGAGGCCGGCCCGGCCAGGTACTGGACATCTGCATCTGGGCCATTCCCGCCGGGATCATCGGCGGCCGGATCTACCATGTGATCACCGACCCGGAACTGTACTTCCTGCCGGGAAAAAACCCGTGGAACGCCTTCGCGGTCTGGGACGGCGGGCTGGGGATCTGGGGTGCCATCGCCCTGGGCTGTCTGGGCGCGTGGATCGGCTGCCGGAGGGCCGGGGTCTCCTTCGTCGGGTTCCTGGACGCTGTGGCACCGGGTGTTGTTTTCGCCCAGGGGCTGGGCCGGTGGGGCAACTGGTTCAACAACGAACTTTACGGTGACCCGACGGCCCTGCCGTGGAAACTGCAGATCCACCCCATGGACCCGCAGACCGGGGCTGCCCTCACGGACGCCTCCGGGGCGCCCGTGGTCCTGGGATACTTCCAGCCGACGTACCTGTACGAGTCCTTGTGGTGCCTGGTCGTGGGGCTGCTGATCCTGTTGCTGGACAAGAGGTTCCGCCTCGGCGCCGGGAGTGTTTTCGCCCTCTACGTCGCCTCCTACACGGCCGGGCGGTTCGTGTTCGAACTGATGCGCTCGGACTACGCAAACCTGATCCTGGGACTGCGCGTGAACACCTGGGTCGCCGCGCTGATCTTCCTCGCCGGTGCGATCGCGTTCCTGATCCTGTTCCGCCGGCCACCCTCCACCGCGCCCCTGGAGGCACCGAGGCTGCGGGAAACACAGAATTCATAG
- a CDS encoding tyrosine-type recombinase/integrase yields MGGWDGLAEDEERAGVRPGTPILLSPDCQIDGRLARFLVRSSFARLEQETKRNYATDYCVFFDFLWRRDKDWDGATPDDLWDFEDWRTRSLSNPRRVGGARWNRGLAALGRLYSWAVKQGYVSASPVETREAVGRHGQALEVPAARAKNARSSDVRWLTPRMFRRWVDVGLRGFSADGVPGAAWGGRMEDRNSAFADLLFSSGLRLTEAASLLSLEVPQSEVGDRRYYSGRLAPVVTKSKRARTFYVAAPVVGEIEAYSDAGRARVIRRAQRQGRYDVLPRMRLVTSVSGRRMKVLHWRDRDGMLGETALARASVEERAILFTEGPEGPEPLWLWLNESGLPFRPASWEGVFRTATERCAMALSGEKGDAPFCTPHMCRHSFALFMLVALHHATDVRLGLTPKERRDFRLLYGDPWRMVQDLLGHADVETTRRIYLAPVSDLQLHSLISSPVPGSGDPEGGAADDVSWILTRLAAETGTIQDLVEDEAVL; encoded by the coding sequence GTGGGTGGTTGGGATGGCCTGGCGGAGGACGAGGAGCGGGCCGGTGTCCGTCCGGGGACGCCGATCCTGCTTTCGCCGGACTGCCAGATCGACGGAAGGTTGGCCCGGTTTCTGGTCCGTTCCTCCTTCGCCAGGCTGGAGCAGGAGACGAAGCGGAATTATGCGACGGACTACTGCGTTTTCTTCGACTTCCTGTGGCGTCGAGACAAGGACTGGGACGGGGCCACCCCCGACGATCTGTGGGATTTCGAGGACTGGCGCACGAGGTCGCTGAGCAACCCGCGGCGGGTCGGCGGTGCCCGTTGGAATCGGGGCCTTGCGGCTTTGGGCCGCCTGTACTCGTGGGCGGTCAAGCAGGGTTACGTGTCCGCGAGCCCGGTTGAAACGCGGGAGGCGGTCGGCCGGCACGGGCAAGCGCTGGAGGTGCCGGCCGCCCGGGCGAAGAATGCGAGGTCCAGCGATGTGCGCTGGCTGACGCCAAGGATGTTCCGGCGTTGGGTGGATGTCGGCTTGCGCGGATTCTCCGCCGACGGTGTGCCGGGCGCGGCATGGGGCGGGCGGATGGAGGACCGGAATTCGGCTTTCGCCGATCTGTTGTTCTCATCGGGTCTGCGGCTGACCGAGGCCGCTTCGCTTCTCAGTCTCGAGGTCCCACAGTCCGAGGTGGGAGACCGCAGGTACTATTCGGGCCGGCTGGCTCCGGTGGTGACGAAGTCGAAGCGGGCCCGCACGTTCTATGTGGCGGCACCGGTGGTGGGCGAGATCGAGGCGTACTCCGATGCGGGCAGGGCCCGGGTGATCCGCCGTGCGCAGCGGCAGGGCCGGTATGACGTGTTGCCACGAATGCGTCTGGTGACGTCGGTCTCCGGGCGCCGAATGAAGGTCCTTCACTGGCGCGATCGTGACGGAATGCTTGGCGAGACGGCCCTGGCCCGGGCAAGTGTCGAGGAGCGGGCAATTCTTTTCACTGAGGGGCCCGAGGGTCCGGAACCGCTTTGGCTGTGGCTGAACGAATCCGGTCTGCCGTTTCGGCCAGCGTCCTGGGAGGGCGTGTTCCGGACGGCCACGGAACGGTGCGCGATGGCCCTCTCGGGAGAAAAGGGTGATGCTCCGTTCTGCACGCCGCATATGTGTCGGCATTCGTTCGCGCTCTTTATGCTGGTCGCTCTCCACCACGCGACGGATGTCCGGCTTGGCCTGACACCGAAGGAGCGCCGCGATTTCCGCCTCCTCTACGGGGATCCGTGGCGGATGGTCCAGGACCTTCTCGGGCACGCGGACGTCGAAACCACCCGCAGGATCTATCTGGCCCCGGTCTCCGATCTCCAGCTGCACTCGCTGATCTCCTCGCCTGTGCCTGGTTCGGGGGACCCGGAGGGCGGGGCAGCCGATGATGTCTCCTGGATTCTGACACGGCTCGCAGCCGAGACAGGCACGATCCAGGACCTGGTTGAAGACGAGGCGGTCCTGTGA
- a CDS encoding haloacid dehalogenase type II produces MSTNPLVIVFDVNETLSDMSPMTERFTEVGAPAALAKLWFATLLRDGFALTVAGDNGTFAEIGAEALRGLLAGTGLNREPGQAVEHIMAGMAALGLHPEIPDGVRALRQAGYRLITLTNGSTTVAEKLFEPAGIRGEFEALLSVEHAPAWKPAPASYGYAAQASDTAPSQMLLVAVHPWDIHGAAKAGLQTAWINRAGARYPDYFTPPDHTVTTLTELPDVLAGRST; encoded by the coding sequence GTGAGCACGAACCCCTTGGTCATTGTCTTTGACGTGAATGAAACCCTTTCGGACATGTCGCCGATGACGGAGCGCTTCACGGAGGTCGGCGCCCCCGCGGCCCTGGCCAAGCTCTGGTTCGCCACTCTCCTCAGAGACGGATTCGCCCTCACCGTGGCCGGAGACAACGGCACGTTCGCCGAGATCGGGGCCGAGGCGCTGCGCGGCCTGCTCGCCGGCACCGGCCTCAACCGCGAGCCGGGCCAGGCCGTGGAGCACATCATGGCAGGCATGGCCGCGCTGGGCCTGCACCCCGAGATCCCCGACGGTGTCCGGGCACTGCGACAGGCCGGGTACCGTCTGATCACCCTGACGAACGGCTCCACCACGGTCGCTGAGAAGCTCTTCGAACCTGCCGGCATCCGCGGGGAGTTCGAAGCCCTGCTCTCGGTCGAACACGCCCCGGCCTGGAAACCGGCCCCGGCCTCGTACGGCTACGCCGCGCAGGCCAGCGACACCGCCCCTTCGCAGATGCTGCTGGTCGCCGTACACCCCTGGGACATCCACGGAGCAGCCAAAGCAGGCCTGCAAACGGCCTGGATCAACCGTGCCGGCGCACGCTACCCCGACTACTTCACCCCACCGGACCACACGGTCACAACCCTGACCGAACTTCCCGACGTCCTGGCCGGCAGAAGCACCTGA
- a CDS encoding heavy metal-responsive transcriptional regulator, translating to MRIGEVAQAAGMTSKTLRFYEENGLLPAAERTANGYRDYTGETISRLDFIRRGRAAGLALAQIREILRLHDAGRSPCTHVRDLLAGQLTELDAQIAELAALRATVAEYHAVAAAADPDACDAGRICSYL from the coding sequence GTGCGAATCGGTGAAGTAGCCCAGGCCGCGGGCATGACGAGCAAGACCCTGCGGTTCTATGAAGAGAACGGGCTGCTGCCGGCTGCGGAGCGCACCGCCAACGGATACCGCGACTACACGGGCGAAACCATCAGCCGGCTCGACTTCATCCGCCGCGGGCGCGCCGCGGGGCTGGCGCTGGCGCAGATCCGGGAAATCCTGCGCCTGCACGACGCAGGTCGCTCCCCCTGCACCCATGTCCGGGACCTCCTGGCCGGACAACTGACCGAGCTCGACGCGCAGATCGCCGAACTTGCCGCGCTGCGCGCCACCGTCGCGGAGTACCACGCCGTCGCGGCCGCGGCGGACCCGGATGCCTGCGACGCCGGCCGGATCTGCAGCTACCTCTGA
- a CDS encoding beta strand repeat-containing protein, which yields MKSFVRKTLCTAFAGGVLVLGAGAGMASADTGTHQNLSTRAGSSVSSHSMTNNRDSFASALGVNLSAGADLSSMVQNNTNSTNGWNGSRGNFGSVSNLGLNLGAGAGLSSTVQNSTNGTSTDRGSVASASNLGLNLGANAGIASTVQNSTNGTSTDRGSVASASNLGLNLGANAGIASTVQNSTNGTSTDRGSVASASNLGLNLGANAGIASTVQNSTNGTSTDRGSVASASNLGLNLGANAGIASTVQNSTNGTSTDRGSVASASNLGLNLGANAGIASTVQNSTNGTSTDRGSVASASNLGLNLGANAGIASTVQNSTNGTSTGIIGG from the coding sequence ATGAAATCATTCGTCCGTAAAACCCTTTGCACCGCTTTCGCCGGCGGAGTCCTTGTGCTCGGCGCCGGAGCCGGAATGGCGTCGGCCGACACCGGCACACACCAGAACCTGAGCACCCGTGCCGGGTCCAGCGTCAGCTCCCACTCCATGACGAACAACCGGGACAGCTTTGCCTCTGCCCTGGGCGTAAACCTTAGCGCCGGCGCTGACCTGTCCAGCATGGTGCAGAACAACACCAACAGCACCAACGGCTGGAACGGCAGCCGCGGGAACTTCGGGAGCGTTTCAAACCTGGGTCTGAACCTCGGTGCGGGCGCTGGACTGTCAAGCACTGTGCAGAACAGCACGAACGGCACCAGCACTGACCGCGGGTCCGTCGCTTCGGCCTCGAACCTCGGTTTGAACCTGGGAGCCAACGCCGGCATCGCCAGCACCGTGCAGAACAGCACGAACGGCACCAGCACTGACCGCGGGTCCGTCGCTTCGGCCTCGAACCTCGGTTTGAACCTGGGAGCCAACGCCGGCATCGCCAGCACCGTGCAGAACAGCACGAACGGCACCAGCACTGACCGCGGGTCCGTCGCTTCGGCCTCGAACCTCGGTTTGAACCTGGGAGCCAACGCCGGCATCGCCAGCACCGTGCAGAACAGCACGAACGGCACCAGCACTGACCGCGGGTCCGTCGCTTCGGCCTCGAACCTCGGTTTGAACCTGGGAGCCAACGCCGGCATCGCCAGCACCGTGCAGAACAGCACGAACGGCACCAGCACTGACCGCGGGTCCGTCGCTTCGGCCTCGAACCTCGGTTTGAACCTGGGAGCCAACGCCGGCATCGCCAGCACCGTGCAGAACAGCACGAACGGCACCAGCACTGACCGCGGGTCCGTCGCTTCGGCCTCGAACCTCGGTTTGAACCTGGGAGCCAACGCCGGCATCGCCAGCACCGTGCAGAACAGCACGAACGGCACCAGCACCGGCATCATCGGCGGCTAA
- a CDS encoding dihydrolipoyl dehydrogenase family protein: MVNSDGLVDFLVIGGGTAGIVGAMTASGFGASTILVERDRTGGDCLWTGCVPSKTILSAAALAKTRRSPARNPTDRDTDDDADFTGVRERIARAIRTIEPADSPAALETAGVEVIAGSAAFTGPGTAEIGGRTIRFRQALIAVGAAPARPAVPGLPEASVLTSETIWDLETLPDRLTVIGGGPVACELSQAFARLGSEVRMIIRSRLLPKEDADAVAIVRRSLEADGVHIREQAAVTHAEDTTAGYRLFLDDGTSIEAGTVLFAAGRIPRTEGLGLDRIGVDLDERGQVLTDERMRTSNPLVWAAGDVTANPRFTHVAGVHASTAATNAVLGLNRRVSPVVPRVTYTSPELAAVGSSQTDHPRHRTRTVTHRHVDRAVTDERTDGFTSLTLGRGGKILGGTIVGPRAGESLAELALAVQKGLTTADIARTTHAYPTYSDGIWNAAIADVRERATAGPARLAVKTLAFLRRRRVGLHPGGNP; this comes from the coding sequence ATGGTAAATAGTGACGGCCTCGTCGATTTCCTGGTGATCGGCGGTGGAACGGCAGGCATCGTCGGAGCCATGACGGCGTCTGGTTTCGGCGCGAGCACCATCCTGGTGGAACGGGACCGGACCGGCGGGGACTGCCTGTGGACAGGATGCGTGCCGTCAAAGACGATCCTCTCCGCGGCGGCACTGGCCAAAACCCGCCGCAGCCCCGCCCGGAACCCCACGGATCGTGACACGGATGATGATGCGGATTTTACCGGAGTGCGGGAGCGGATCGCCCGTGCGATCAGAACCATCGAACCCGCGGACTCTCCTGCCGCCCTGGAAACGGCAGGGGTTGAGGTTATCGCCGGCAGTGCCGCCTTCACTGGGCCGGGAACGGCGGAGATTGGCGGCAGGACCATCCGGTTCCGGCAGGCGCTGATCGCCGTCGGCGCGGCACCGGCCCGGCCCGCGGTCCCCGGCCTGCCGGAGGCTTCGGTGCTCACCTCCGAAACCATCTGGGACCTTGAAACGCTCCCGGACAGGCTCACCGTCATCGGCGGCGGCCCGGTCGCCTGCGAACTCAGCCAGGCCTTCGCCCGCCTCGGATCCGAGGTGAGGATGATCATCCGCTCGCGACTGCTGCCCAAGGAAGACGCGGACGCGGTAGCCATCGTGCGGCGAAGCCTCGAAGCGGACGGCGTGCACATCAGGGAACAAGCTGCGGTGACACATGCTGAGGACACCACCGCCGGGTACCGTCTGTTTCTGGACGACGGGACGTCCATCGAGGCCGGGACCGTCCTGTTCGCCGCCGGCCGGATACCGCGCACCGAAGGCCTGGGTCTGGACCGGATCGGTGTGGATCTGGATGAGCGCGGCCAAGTGCTCACCGATGAGAGGATGCGCACCAGCAACCCCCTGGTCTGGGCCGCGGGGGACGTGACCGCCAACCCCCGGTTCACCCACGTCGCCGGGGTCCATGCCAGCACCGCGGCCACCAACGCGGTCCTGGGTCTGAACCGGCGCGTCAGCCCCGTCGTGCCCAGGGTGACCTACACCTCGCCCGAACTGGCCGCCGTCGGATCCTCCCAGACGGATCACCCTCGGCACAGGACACGGACGGTGACGCACCGGCACGTGGACCGCGCCGTCACTGACGAGCGCACCGACGGGTTCACCAGCCTCACCCTGGGCAGGGGCGGAAAAATCCTGGGCGGCACGATCGTTGGCCCCCGGGCCGGGGAATCCCTGGCCGAACTGGCACTGGCCGTCCAAAAAGGCCTGACAACGGCCGATATTGCCCGCACCACCCACGCCTACCCCACCTACTCGGACGGGATCTGGAACGCAGCCATCGCAGACGTCCGCGAACGCGCCACGGCCGGGCCTGCCCGCCTGGCCGTAAAGACATTGGCCTTCTTGCGCCGCCGCAGGGTAGGGCTGCACCCGGGCGGCAACCCGTAA
- a CDS encoding ParB family protein → MSKAKPESFSPYFTAEDAGQVRAAFTAAGQDEGYASISELIEAATLKEVRRMQRRHNNGKPWEPQPPGSARTGRRTKDELSRHKA, encoded by the coding sequence GTGAGCAAAGCCAAACCCGAAAGCTTTTCCCCATACTTCACCGCCGAAGACGCCGGCCAGGTCCGGGCAGCGTTCACGGCCGCCGGCCAAGACGAAGGGTACGCGTCCATTTCGGAACTCATCGAAGCCGCAACCCTCAAAGAAGTCCGCCGGATGCAGCGCCGCCACAACAACGGCAAACCCTGGGAACCGCAACCGCCGGGGAGCGCCCGCACCGGCCGGCGCACCAAAGACGAACTATCCCGCCACAAGGCCTAA
- a CDS encoding class I SAM-dependent methyltransferase: MADEMAAKAADRYAVFARFYDVLSAEYPVYRAGRRLGINALGLRPGQRVLDIGCGTGLNFSLLRDRIGPTGTIIGIDRSAAMLERARHRAAAHGWANIILIRADLLTLDPGAVGRDIAGSDAAGTAQAALATYSLSLMPDRQAAWNTMVSLLEDGARVSVVDMQDPVGPARWLTPLARFACRLGGADITAHPWTLVEERCTGIVSASTRAGHIQVRAGTLRPAS, encoded by the coding sequence ATGGCCGATGAAATGGCCGCTAAAGCCGCCGACAGGTACGCGGTCTTTGCCCGTTTCTATGATGTGCTCTCCGCCGAGTACCCGGTGTACCGGGCAGGGCGGCGGCTGGGCATCAACGCCCTCGGGCTCCGGCCCGGACAGCGGGTCCTGGACATCGGCTGCGGCACCGGGCTGAATTTCAGCCTGCTCCGGGACCGGATCGGCCCGACCGGAACGATCATCGGCATTGACCGCAGCGCGGCGATGCTCGAGCGGGCCCGGCACCGTGCCGCAGCCCATGGTTGGGCCAACATCATCCTCATCCGGGCCGACCTGCTCACCCTGGACCCGGGCGCCGTCGGTAGGGACATCGCCGGTTCAGACGCGGCAGGAACCGCGCAGGCGGCGCTGGCCACCTATTCCCTATCCCTCATGCCGGACCGGCAGGCCGCGTGGAACACCATGGTCTCCTTGCTGGAAGACGGCGCGCGGGTCAGCGTCGTGGACATGCAGGACCCCGTCGGCCCTGCGCGCTGGCTGACCCCCCTGGCACGCTTCGCCTGCCGTCTGGGCGGGGCGGACATCACAGCGCACCCCTGGACTCTGGTCGAGGAACGCTGCACCGGCATCGTCAGCGCCTCGACCCGGGCAGGACACATCCAGGTCCGCGCCGGCACACTTCGCCCCGCCTCCTAG
- the merA gene encoding mercury(II) reductase, whose amino-acid sequence MSAASVFDYDLAVIGSGGGAFAAAIRASNLGKRVLMVERSTVGGTCVNTGCVPSKALLAAAEARHVGLDATGRFPGISTSAGPVDMPALMEGKRMLVEGMRSEKYVDLIADYGWDLRQGTASFAGTPADPVLQISYPDRPVESVTAAHYLIATGSAPWAPPVPGLEETRYLTSTSAMELQEVPESLLVVGGGYVALEQAQLFARLGSKVTMLVRSRLASAEEPEASLALMSVFADEGIRVIRRAVLSSVRKDESTGMIIATADVAGGQEELRAHQLLVATGRRAVTDALDLDTVGVKTGDRGEVLVQPTLASSNPRIWAAGDVTGHREFVYVASSHGALVVENAFNDAGREVDYRHLPRVTFTSPALAAVGLTDKEANGQGISCQCRILPLEYVPRALVNRDTRGFIKIVADNDTGKILGLTAVAKDAGELAAAGVYILKAGMSVEDVANSWAPYLTMAEGIKIAAQSYTTDVSRLSCCAT is encoded by the coding sequence ATGAGCGCAGCATCGGTTTTTGATTACGATCTGGCGGTGATCGGTTCCGGCGGGGGCGCGTTTGCGGCCGCGATCCGGGCCAGCAACCTGGGCAAACGGGTGCTCATGGTTGAGCGCTCAACGGTGGGCGGCACCTGCGTGAATACCGGGTGCGTGCCGTCCAAGGCCCTGCTGGCCGCGGCCGAAGCCCGCCACGTGGGCCTGGACGCCACGGGACGCTTCCCGGGCATCAGCACCTCCGCCGGACCGGTGGACATGCCGGCGCTGATGGAGGGCAAACGGATGCTGGTCGAGGGGATGCGCTCGGAAAAGTACGTGGACCTGATCGCCGACTACGGGTGGGACCTGCGCCAGGGAACCGCCTCGTTCGCCGGAACCCCCGCCGACCCGGTCCTTCAGATCAGCTACCCCGACCGGCCCGTGGAGTCCGTCACAGCTGCCCACTATCTGATCGCTACCGGCTCCGCTCCCTGGGCACCCCCGGTACCGGGGCTGGAAGAGACCAGATACTTGACCTCCACGAGCGCGATGGAACTGCAGGAGGTACCCGAATCCTTGCTGGTGGTCGGCGGCGGCTATGTGGCCCTGGAACAGGCCCAGCTCTTCGCCCGGCTCGGTTCGAAGGTGACCATGCTGGTCCGCTCCCGGCTCGCCTCCGCGGAAGAACCGGAAGCGTCCCTGGCGCTCATGAGCGTGTTCGCCGACGAGGGCATCCGTGTCATCCGCCGAGCCGTGTTGTCCTCGGTGCGCAAGGATGAGTCCACCGGCATGATCATCGCGACCGCCGACGTCGCCGGCGGGCAGGAAGAGCTGCGGGCGCACCAGCTGCTGGTCGCCACAGGCCGCCGCGCCGTCACCGACGCCCTGGACCTGGACACGGTCGGGGTCAAGACCGGAGACCGGGGCGAGGTCCTGGTCCAGCCCACCCTGGCCAGCTCGAACCCGAGGATCTGGGCCGCCGGGGATGTCACCGGCCACCGCGAATTCGTCTACGTCGCCTCCTCCCACGGGGCCCTGGTCGTGGAGAACGCGTTCAACGACGCCGGCCGCGAGGTCGACTACCGCCACCTGCCCCGCGTCACGTTCACCAGCCCGGCCCTGGCCGCGGTCGGGCTCACCGACAAGGAAGCCAACGGCCAAGGCATCAGCTGCCAGTGCCGGATCCTGCCCCTGGAATACGTGCCCCGGGCACTGGTGAACAGGGACACCCGGGGATTCATCAAGATCGTTGCCGATAACGACACCGGGAAAATCCTTGGCCTGACCGCCGTGGCCAAAGACGCCGGAGAGCTCGCCGCCGCGGGCGTGTACATCCTCAAAGCCGGAATGAGCGTGGAGGACGTTGCCAACTCCTGGGCCCCGTACCTGACGATGGCCGAAGGCATCAAGATCGCCGCCCAGTCCTACACCACCGACGTCTCACGCCTTTCCTGCTGCGCCACCTGA